The Caenorhabditis elegans chromosome II genome has a segment encoding these proteins:
- the mak-1 gene encoding MAP kinase-activated protein kinase mak-1 (Confirmed by transcript evidence), which produces MMFEYEEDEDPMEQQKHEEFKHHSTDHSGSPQENPFRFSYDTGKRAASMFVTPSSEDLIAYGTKHLLDSPTAVQRSLVLNATTSLNIDCDLSSDDDLSPTTQRKICFCASQNPAETQEQGLRPAKSTLAISFPCHQHQITEDYTISAEIIGIGESGKVMACYQKVTGEKFALKVLRDSQKARREVELHWLTNAHENVVSILDIYENTFDNVKCLLMVVEFLEGGDLLSQFESQGSIPYTEKKVGEIIRQIGNAVMYLHDMNIAHRDIKLENILCSGTGDNCVYKLGDYGFAKRPERNVLMESPCCTPFYAPPEVLGRERYDKSCDMWSLGVAMYIF; this is translated from the exons ATGATGTTCGAatatgaagaagatgaagatcCCATGGAACAACAAAAACATGAAGAATTCAAACATCATTCAACGGATCACTCTG gcaGTCCTCAGGAGAATCCGTTCCGTTTCTCGTATGACACTGGGAAACGAGCTGCGTCGATGTTCGTCACGCCGTCGTCTGAAGATCTTATTGCGTACGGAACCAAACATCTGCTCGACTCGCCAACCGCTGTACAG CGTTCATTGGTTCTGAATGCAACAACATCGTTGAACATTGACTGTGACTTGTCATCTGATGATGATCTTAGCCCAACAACTCAACGCAAGATTTGTTTCTGCGCCAGCCAGAATCCAGCGGAAACTCAAGAACAAGGCCTCCGTCCAGCAAAGTCGACATTGGCCATCTCGTTCCCGTGTCACCAGCACCAAATCACCGAGGACTATACCATTTCTGCCGAAATTATTGGAATCGGCGAATCGGGAAAGGTGATGGCGTGCTACCAGAAGGTTACCGGTGAAAAGTTTGCACTTAAAGTGCTGAGAGATAGTCAGAAGGCTCGACGTGAAGTTGAGTTGCACTGGCTGACCAATGCGCATGAAAATGTCGTTTCGATTCTTGACATTTATGAAAACACTTTTGACAATGTCAAATGTCTTCTGATGGTTGTTGAGTTTTTGGAAGGAGGTGATTTGCTCAGTCAATTCGAGAGTCAAGGAAGCATTCCATATACTGAGAAGA aagttggTGAAATTATCCGCCAAATTGGTAATGCTGTGATGTACCTTCACGACATGAATATTGCACATCGGGATATCaaacttgaaaacattttgtgtaGTGGTACGGGTGACAATTGTGTCTATAAATTGGGTGATTACGGGTTTGCCAAGCGTCCAGAGAGAAATGTCCTCATGGAGTCGCCATGTTGTACTCCGTTCTACGC ACCTCCAGAAGTATTGGGTCGTGAACGATATGACAAGTCGTGTGACATGTGGTCTCTAGGAGTTGCTATGTACATATT CTAA
- the mak-1 gene encoding MAP kinase-activated protein kinase mak-1 (Confirmed by transcript evidence): MMFEYEEDEDPMEQQKHEEFKHHSTDHSGSPQENPFRFSYDTGKRAASMFVTPSSEDLIAYGTKHLLDSPTAVQRSLVLNATTSLNIDCDLSSDDDLSPTTQRKICFCASQNPAETQEQGLRPAKSTLAISFPCHQHQITEDYTISAEIIGIGESGKVMACYQKVTGEKFALKVLRDSQKARREVELHWLTNAHENVVSILDIYENTFDNVKCLLMVVEFLEGGDLLSQFESQGSIPYTEKKVGEIIRQIGNAVMYLHDMNIAHRDIKLENILCSGTGDNCVYKLGDYGFAKRPERNVLMESPCCTPFYAPPEVLGRERYDKSCDMWSLGVAMYILLCGYPPFYSMKGVALSPGMRSRIANAYYAFPHEEWDCVSKDSKRLETTEFHDFSTLRIWS; encoded by the exons ATGATGTTCGAatatgaagaagatgaagatcCCATGGAACAACAAAAACATGAAGAATTCAAACATCATTCAACGGATCACTCTG gcaGTCCTCAGGAGAATCCGTTCCGTTTCTCGTATGACACTGGGAAACGAGCTGCGTCGATGTTCGTCACGCCGTCGTCTGAAGATCTTATTGCGTACGGAACCAAACATCTGCTCGACTCGCCAACCGCTGTACAG CGTTCATTGGTTCTGAATGCAACAACATCGTTGAACATTGACTGTGACTTGTCATCTGATGATGATCTTAGCCCAACAACTCAACGCAAGATTTGTTTCTGCGCCAGCCAGAATCCAGCGGAAACTCAAGAACAAGGCCTCCGTCCAGCAAAGTCGACATTGGCCATCTCGTTCCCGTGTCACCAGCACCAAATCACCGAGGACTATACCATTTCTGCCGAAATTATTGGAATCGGCGAATCGGGAAAGGTGATGGCGTGCTACCAGAAGGTTACCGGTGAAAAGTTTGCACTTAAAGTGCTGAGAGATAGTCAGAAGGCTCGACGTGAAGTTGAGTTGCACTGGCTGACCAATGCGCATGAAAATGTCGTTTCGATTCTTGACATTTATGAAAACACTTTTGACAATGTCAAATGTCTTCTGATGGTTGTTGAGTTTTTGGAAGGAGGTGATTTGCTCAGTCAATTCGAGAGTCAAGGAAGCATTCCATATACTGAGAAGA aagttggTGAAATTATCCGCCAAATTGGTAATGCTGTGATGTACCTTCACGACATGAATATTGCACATCGGGATATCaaacttgaaaacattttgtgtaGTGGTACGGGTGACAATTGTGTCTATAAATTGGGTGATTACGGGTTTGCCAAGCGTCCAGAGAGAAATGTCCTCATGGAGTCGCCATGTTGTACTCCGTTCTACGC ACCTCCAGAAGTATTGGGTCGTGAACGATATGACAAGTCGTGTGACATGTGGTCTCTAGGAGTTGCTATGTACATATT ATTATGCGGATATCCGCCCTTCTACTCGATGAAAGGTGTCGCTTTGTCTCCGGGCATGCGATCACGAATTGCCAATGCATATTATGCGTTCCCACACGAGGAATGGGATTGTGTGTCAAAAGATAGTAAGCGCCTagaaactaccgaatttcacGATTTCAGCACACTAAGAATCTGGTCGTGA
- the mak-1 gene encoding MAP kinase-activated protein kinase mak-1 (Confirmed by transcript evidence), with amino-acid sequence MMFEYEEDEDPMEQQKHEEFKHHSTDHSGSPQENPFRFSYDTGKRAASMFVTPSSEDLIAYGTKHLLDSPTAVQRSLVLNATTSLNIDCDLSSDDDLSPTTQRKICFCASQNPAETQEQGLRPAKSTLAISFPCHQHQITEDYTISAEIIGIGESGKVMACYQKVTGEKFALKVLRDSQKARREVELHWLTNAHENVVSILDIYENTFDNVKCLLMVVEFLEGGDLLSQFESQGSIPYTEKKVGEIIRQIGNAVMYLHDMNIAHRDIKLENILCSGTGDNCVYKLGDYGFAKRPERNVLMESPCCTPFYAPPEVLGRERYDKSCDMWSLGVAMYILLCGYPPFYSMKGVALSPGMRSRIANAYYAFPHEEWDCVSKDTKDDIRCLLRTNPSDRLTIHELMATPLVTGEPIVPGKHITTAIAIPGADESECGGGVFDDGFIVEEEETPDTVAEILPVPKSVRFLRDGVKAPRLHSIQEEVGRAMEIMRMGTDQVYIKNPTASCNNLFERRRAVHLSIPRVYC; translated from the exons ATGATGTTCGAatatgaagaagatgaagatcCCATGGAACAACAAAAACATGAAGAATTCAAACATCATTCAACGGATCACTCTG gcaGTCCTCAGGAGAATCCGTTCCGTTTCTCGTATGACACTGGGAAACGAGCTGCGTCGATGTTCGTCACGCCGTCGTCTGAAGATCTTATTGCGTACGGAACCAAACATCTGCTCGACTCGCCAACCGCTGTACAG CGTTCATTGGTTCTGAATGCAACAACATCGTTGAACATTGACTGTGACTTGTCATCTGATGATGATCTTAGCCCAACAACTCAACGCAAGATTTGTTTCTGCGCCAGCCAGAATCCAGCGGAAACTCAAGAACAAGGCCTCCGTCCAGCAAAGTCGACATTGGCCATCTCGTTCCCGTGTCACCAGCACCAAATCACCGAGGACTATACCATTTCTGCCGAAATTATTGGAATCGGCGAATCGGGAAAGGTGATGGCGTGCTACCAGAAGGTTACCGGTGAAAAGTTTGCACTTAAAGTGCTGAGAGATAGTCAGAAGGCTCGACGTGAAGTTGAGTTGCACTGGCTGACCAATGCGCATGAAAATGTCGTTTCGATTCTTGACATTTATGAAAACACTTTTGACAATGTCAAATGTCTTCTGATGGTTGTTGAGTTTTTGGAAGGAGGTGATTTGCTCAGTCAATTCGAGAGTCAAGGAAGCATTCCATATACTGAGAAGA aagttggTGAAATTATCCGCCAAATTGGTAATGCTGTGATGTACCTTCACGACATGAATATTGCACATCGGGATATCaaacttgaaaacattttgtgtaGTGGTACGGGTGACAATTGTGTCTATAAATTGGGTGATTACGGGTTTGCCAAGCGTCCAGAGAGAAATGTCCTCATGGAGTCGCCATGTTGTACTCCGTTCTACGC ACCTCCAGAAGTATTGGGTCGTGAACGATATGACAAGTCGTGTGACATGTGGTCTCTAGGAGTTGCTATGTACATATT ATTATGCGGATATCCGCCCTTCTACTCGATGAAAGGTGTCGCTTTGTCTCCGGGCATGCGATCACGAATTGCCAATGCATATTATGCGTTCCCACACGAGGAATGGGATTGTGTGTCAAAAGATA CTAAGGATGACATTCGTTGTTTGTTGCGTACAAATCCAAGTGATCGTCTCACTATTCATGAGCTGATGGCAACACCATTGGTAACTGGAGAACCGATTGTACCTGGAAAACACATCACAACAGCTATTGCCATTCCTGGAGCTGATGAGTCCGAGTGTGGAGGAGGAGTTTTCGATGACGGATTTATTGTTGAAGAGGAAGAAACTCCTGATACG gTTGCCGAAATTCTTCCAGTCCCAAAAAGTGTCCGTTTCCTTCGAGACGGTGTCAAGGCTCCACGACTCCACAGTATCCAAGAGGAAGTTGGTCGTGCCATGGAAATTATGCGTATGGGTACTGATCAAGTCTACATCAAGAATCCAACTGCCTCATGCAACAACTTGTTCGAGAGACGTCGCGCTGTTCATTTGAGCATTCCACGTGTTTACTGCTAA
- the mak-1 gene encoding MAP kinase-activated protein kinase mak-1 (Confirmed by transcript evidence) has protein sequence MACYQKVTGEKFALKVLRDSQKARREVELHWLTNAHENVVSILDIYENTFDNVKCLLMVVEFLEGGDLLSQFESQGSIPYTEKKVGEIIRQIGNAVMYLHDMNIAHRDIKLENILCSGTGDNCVYKLGDYGFAKRPERNVLMESPCCTPFYAPPEVLGRERYDKSCDMWSLGVAMYILLCGYPPFYSMKGVALSPGMRSRIANAYYAFPHEEWDCVSKDTKDDIRCLLRTNPSDRLTIHELMATPLVTGEPIVPGKHITTAIAIPGADESECGGGVFDDGFIVEEEETPDTVAEILPVPKSVRFLRDGVKAPRLHSIQEEVGRAMEIMRMGTDQVYIKNPTASCNNLFERRRAVHLSIPRVYC, from the exons ATGGCGTGCTACCAGAAGGTTACCGGTGAAAAGTTTGCACTTAAAGTGCTGAGAGATAGTCAGAAGGCTCGACGTGAAGTTGAGTTGCACTGGCTGACCAATGCGCATGAAAATGTCGTTTCGATTCTTGACATTTATGAAAACACTTTTGACAATGTCAAATGTCTTCTGATGGTTGTTGAGTTTTTGGAAGGAGGTGATTTGCTCAGTCAATTCGAGAGTCAAGGAAGCATTCCATATACTGAGAAGA aagttggTGAAATTATCCGCCAAATTGGTAATGCTGTGATGTACCTTCACGACATGAATATTGCACATCGGGATATCaaacttgaaaacattttgtgtaGTGGTACGGGTGACAATTGTGTCTATAAATTGGGTGATTACGGGTTTGCCAAGCGTCCAGAGAGAAATGTCCTCATGGAGTCGCCATGTTGTACTCCGTTCTACGC ACCTCCAGAAGTATTGGGTCGTGAACGATATGACAAGTCGTGTGACATGTGGTCTCTAGGAGTTGCTATGTACATATT ATTATGCGGATATCCGCCCTTCTACTCGATGAAAGGTGTCGCTTTGTCTCCGGGCATGCGATCACGAATTGCCAATGCATATTATGCGTTCCCACACGAGGAATGGGATTGTGTGTCAAAAGATA CTAAGGATGACATTCGTTGTTTGTTGCGTACAAATCCAAGTGATCGTCTCACTATTCATGAGCTGATGGCAACACCATTGGTAACTGGAGAACCGATTGTACCTGGAAAACACATCACAACAGCTATTGCCATTCCTGGAGCTGATGAGTCCGAGTGTGGAGGAGGAGTTTTCGATGACGGATTTATTGTTGAAGAGGAAGAAACTCCTGATACG gTTGCCGAAATTCTTCCAGTCCCAAAAAGTGTCCGTTTCCTTCGAGACGGTGTCAAGGCTCCACGACTCCACAGTATCCAAGAGGAAGTTGGTCGTGCCATGGAAATTATGCGTATGGGTACTGATCAAGTCTACATCAAGAATCCAACTGCCTCATGCAACAACTTGTTCGAGAGACGTCGCGCTGTTCATTTGAGCATTCCACGTGTTTACTGCTAA
- the mak-1 gene encoding MAP kinase-activated protein kinase mak-1 (Partially confirmed by transcript evidence), whose protein sequence is MACYQKVTGEKFALKVLRDSQKARREVELHWLTNAHENVVSILDIYENTFDNVKCLLMVVEFLEGGDLLSQFESQGSIPYTEKKVGEIIRQIGNAVMYLHDMNIAHRDIKLENILCSGTGDNCVYKLGDYGFAKRPERNVLMESPCCTPFYAPPEVLGRERYDKSCDMWSLGVAMYILLCGYPPFYSMKGVALSPGMRSRIANAYYAFPHEEWDCVSKDSKRLETTEFHDFSTLRIWS, encoded by the exons ATGGCGTGCTACCAGAAGGTTACCGGTGAAAAGTTTGCACTTAAAGTGCTGAGAGATAGTCAGAAGGCTCGACGTGAAGTTGAGTTGCACTGGCTGACCAATGCGCATGAAAATGTCGTTTCGATTCTTGACATTTATGAAAACACTTTTGACAATGTCAAATGTCTTCTGATGGTTGTTGAGTTTTTGGAAGGAGGTGATTTGCTCAGTCAATTCGAGAGTCAAGGAAGCATTCCATATACTGAGAAGA aagttggTGAAATTATCCGCCAAATTGGTAATGCTGTGATGTACCTTCACGACATGAATATTGCACATCGGGATATCaaacttgaaaacattttgtgtaGTGGTACGGGTGACAATTGTGTCTATAAATTGGGTGATTACGGGTTTGCCAAGCGTCCAGAGAGAAATGTCCTCATGGAGTCGCCATGTTGTACTCCGTTCTACGC ACCTCCAGAAGTATTGGGTCGTGAACGATATGACAAGTCGTGTGACATGTGGTCTCTAGGAGTTGCTATGTACATATT ATTATGCGGATATCCGCCCTTCTACTCGATGAAAGGTGTCGCTTTGTCTCCGGGCATGCGATCACGAATTGCCAATGCATATTATGCGTTCCCACACGAGGAATGGGATTGTGTGTCAAAAGATAGTAAGCGCCTagaaactaccgaatttcacGATTTCAGCACACTAAGAATCTGGTCGTGA